The genomic stretch CGCGGATCGGCGGCGACCCGCTGGCGCCGGACTGGGCAGAGGCGATTGCCACGCTCGAGGCGGCGCTGCAGGGCGGCGAAGAGTTCGCCTTCGCGCCGGGGGCAAGCCTGGTGAACCTCGGCACATCCTGGTGGATCCCGGACTACTTTCTGCGGGTGCGCAACGCCGCGCGGCTCTACGGCGTACGCTACGTGCCGCTGATCTACGACTGCATTCCGCTGGTTGCACCCGAACACTGCCAGCAGCTGCTGGTCGAACAATTCGCGGACTGGTTCTCTGGCATGGTCGCGCTCTCGGATTCCGCTCTCGCCATCTCGGAATGGTCGGCCGCCGATGCCCGCCGCCTGGCGCGCGAAGTGGCCCCGCAGCGCCAATTCGACGTGACCGTGGTGCGCCTCGACGCGGATCTGCGGCGCGAGTTGGGACCGACGACCCAGCATGACTGGCCGGAGCGCCCCGACCTGCCGGCCGCGCACGAGCCCTTCGTGCTGTGCGTCGGTACGATCGAGAGCCGCAAGAACCATCTGATGCTATTCCACGCTTGGCTAACGCTGCTGCGCAAGCACGGCGCCGCACGCGTGCCGCGCCTGGTGTGCATCGGGAAGGCCGGCTGGCTGGCCGAGGCGGCAATGACGCTGTGGCAGCGATCGCCAGCGCTGCAGGCCAAGGTCTCGATCGCGCATGGAGTGCCCGACGTGGCGCTCGCCGCGCTGTATGATCGCGCGATGTTCACCGTCACGAACAGTTTCTACGAGGGCTGGGGCCTGCCGGTCACCGAAAGCCTGTCCTTCGGCCGCGTGCCGCTGGTCGCGCGCAACACGTCGCTGACCGAGGCCGGCGGAGATGCTGCCGTCTACTTCGAGTCGATGAACGAGCCCGACCTGGTGGCACAGCTCGAGATGTTGATCTTCGACACGGCGGAACGCGAGCGCCGCGAAGCGAACATCGCCACTTCCGCGCGCCTGCGCAGCTGGGGCGATGTCGCGGACCAGGTCATGCGCGAGGTCGCCGCGCATGCCGGCAAGCCCGCCTCGACGCAGCGCATGGCGCTGGTCCCCGGCGAGACCTATGCCCTGGGCCTGCAGGGCGGGGGCCAGCCAAGCCGGGCCAAGGCCGTCAGCGACCTGATGCGCGACGGGCTGAACTGGTGCGCGCGCGAGCATTGGGGCGTCTGGACGCGCCCCGGTGTGGCGCGATTGCGGTTGACGCTGCCCGAGGACGCGCCGATTGGGCCGGTGCGCGTCTATCTCGGGCTGCTTGGCCCGGCTTCGGCTGTCACGGTCGGTCTGCGCGCCTTCGGTGTGAATGCCGCGCCGCCGGCCTTCGTGAGTGTCGCACTCACGGCCTATGCGCCGCAGACCTGTGTGATCGAGGTCGCGGAGCCTGGCCGCGAGATCCTGGTCGAGATCGATGGCGGCAAGGGGGTCGCGCTCGGTACGCCCGAGCGGCCTGATAGCCGCATCGCCGGGGCCGGCGTGACCTGCGCGATGATCTGCGCGGTGGACGACATCGCGGCCAGGGTCGATTTCCTGGAACGCCATGCATTCCGCGTTCTCCGTCCGGAATAGTCCACGCCTTGCGTCGGGGCCGTCCAGGCGCCAGAACGCGGCATCGATACCGCCCGGCTCAGGGCGGCCATAATGGGAGCAGGATCATGTCGACGAACAGGATCGCGCGGCGCAGCCTGATGCTCGGCGGCGCCGGCGTGCTTGGCGCGCCACTCGTGGCAGGCGCTCAGGCGCCCGCGGTGAAGCTGGGCATCCTCCAGCCGGTCACCGGCGCTTTATCGCAGGATGGCGAATACGGGCGTCTCGGCGCCGAACTCGCAATCGCCGAGATCAACGCCGGCGGCGGCATCCGCGCCTTGGGCGGTGCGCGCATCGAGACGGTGTTCGGAGATGCGCGGTCGAACCCCGAGGGTGGCGTCGCCGAGGTCGAGAAGATGCAGGCCGAGGGCGTCACCGCCATCGTCGGCGGCTTCGCCAGCCCGATCTGCCTCGCGGCCTCGCAGGCGGCGTCGCGCTACGATCTCCCCTATGTGGTCGATGTCGGCGTGTCCGACCAGATCGTCAGCCGCGGCCTCAGCAACACCTTCCGCTTCGGCCCCGGCTTCGGCGTGGTGACGCAGACCGCGCTCGACAACCTGGTTGCGCTGAACGACGCGGCGGGCAAGCCGTCGCGCACCGTGGTGATCGTGCATGAGGACGGGCTGTTCGGCTCGGGCATGGCGCGGCTGCTGAACACCGAACTCCCCAAGCGCGGCTTCGAGGTGCTCGAGACCATCGCCCACCCGACCCCGGCGCGCGACATGAACAACGTCGCGCTGCGCATCCGGTCGCTGCGGCCGGACCTGGTGATCCCGTCGTCGTACTATGCGGAATTCGTGCTGCTCAGTCGCACCATGCAGCAGCAGCGCATCCGCCCGAAGGGCATCTACTGCGTGCTGAATGGTGCTGCGTCCAACTATCGCTTCGTGCGCGAATTCCCCGATGCGGCGAACCTGGTGATGGACTGCAACCACTGGCCCGACCCGCGCAAGCCGCGCACCGCGGAATTGCGCCGCGCTGTCGAGGCGCAGAACCGCTTCTGGCTGTATAACGTGCCGTTGAACTACTCCGCGGTGATGCTCGTGGCCGATGCGCTGGAGCGCGCCGGGCGCAACGACCGCGCCGCGCTGACCACCGCGCTGGCCGCGACCGATGGCGCCTTCACGAAGCACATCATGCCCTATGGCCCGACGCGCTTCGTCAATGGCCAGAACCAGGCTGGCGCACCGGTCAACACGCAGGTGCAGGGCGGCGACATCAAGGTGATCTTCCCCCGCGATTTCGCCGACGCGCAGCCCGTTTATCCCGTCACTGGCTGAGCGTGGGCTTCCCGCCGGACATCATCCTGGAGGCCGTGCTGAACGGCCTCCTGACTGGGGCCGTCTATGGGCTGGTGGCGCTCGGCCTCACGCTGGTCTACGGCGTGCTGCATATCATCAACTTCGCTCATGGCGCGCTGCTGACGGCGGCAATGTATGCCGCCTATGTGGCGCGCGCGTCCT from Roseomonas fluvialis encodes the following:
- a CDS encoding glycosyltransferase family 4 protein, whose product is MDGQRQDPTPDDRLRQADALRDQRLWDAAATAYRRHLERNPEDWRAQLQLGHCLKESGDPSAALVAYRAAEALAANNPDIHLQIGHALKLTGNAAQAWRSYARALELDPANEEASREAAALSRLASPMVLSPPTPGQAVQVVFDTSDLMAYFRSDRTPTGIQRVQLSITARALLDPIEGVATVAVAFDTASGGWREIRRDLFLRLWRLSRIGGDPLAPDWAEAIATLEAALQGGEEFAFAPGASLVNLGTSWWIPDYFLRVRNAARLYGVRYVPLIYDCIPLVAPEHCQQLLVEQFADWFSGMVALSDSALAISEWSAADARRLAREVAPQRQFDVTVVRLDADLRRELGPTTQHDWPERPDLPAAHEPFVLCVGTIESRKNHLMLFHAWLTLLRKHGAARVPRLVCIGKAGWLAEAAMTLWQRSPALQAKVSIAHGVPDVALAALYDRAMFTVTNSFYEGWGLPVTESLSFGRVPLVARNTSLTEAGGDAAVYFESMNEPDLVAQLEMLIFDTAERERREANIATSARLRSWGDVADQVMREVAAHAGKPASTQRMALVPGETYALGLQGGGQPSRAKAVSDLMRDGLNWCAREHWGVWTRPGVARLRLTLPEDAPIGPVRVYLGLLGPASAVTVGLRAFGVNAAPPAFVSVALTAYAPQTCVIEVAEPGREILVEIDGGKGVALGTPERPDSRIAGAGVTCAMICAVDDIAARVDFLERHAFRVLRPE
- a CDS encoding ABC transporter substrate-binding protein, whose product is MSTNRIARRSLMLGGAGVLGAPLVAGAQAPAVKLGILQPVTGALSQDGEYGRLGAELAIAEINAGGGIRALGGARIETVFGDARSNPEGGVAEVEKMQAEGVTAIVGGFASPICLAASQAASRYDLPYVVDVGVSDQIVSRGLSNTFRFGPGFGVVTQTALDNLVALNDAAGKPSRTVVIVHEDGLFGSGMARLLNTELPKRGFEVLETIAHPTPARDMNNVALRIRSLRPDLVIPSSYYAEFVLLSRTMQQQRIRPKGIYCVLNGAASNYRFVREFPDAANLVMDCNHWPDPRKPRTAELRRAVEAQNRFWLYNVPLNYSAVMLVADALERAGRNDRAALTTALAATDGAFTKHIMPYGPTRFVNGQNQAGAPVNTQVQGGDIKVIFPRDFADAQPVYPVTG